From one Erythrobacter sp. HKB08 genomic stretch:
- the pdxH gene encoding pyridoxamine 5'-phosphate oxidase — protein MADRIPDDPALTESAIPASDPFAIFEEWFAEAQDSEPNDPNAMALATATPEGAPSVRMVLLKGHGPDGFVFYTNAQSRKGGEIRANMQAALLFHWKSLRRQIRIEGPLEEVSAQMADDYFHSRPRKSQVASAASDQSRPLDDRQVYYDRVAQVEAEYPEGDIPRPSHWTGFRLRPTAIEFWLDRPGRMHDRRRFTLSGAADALEWDSTLLYP, from the coding sequence ATGGCCGACCGTATTCCCGACGATCCCGCGCTCACCGAAAGCGCCATCCCCGCCTCCGATCCCTTCGCGATATTCGAAGAATGGTTCGCCGAGGCGCAGGATAGCGAGCCGAACGATCCCAATGCCATGGCGCTGGCGACCGCAACGCCGGAAGGCGCGCCATCGGTGCGCATGGTGCTTTTGAAGGGACACGGGCCGGATGGCTTCGTGTTCTACACCAACGCCCAAAGCCGCAAGGGGGGCGAGATCCGCGCCAACATGCAGGCCGCGCTCCTCTTCCACTGGAAGAGCCTGCGCCGCCAGATCCGCATCGAAGGCCCGCTCGAGGAAGTGAGCGCGCAGATGGCGGATGACTATTTCCATTCGCGCCCGCGCAAGTCGCAGGTCGCCTCGGCGGCGAGCGACCAGTCGCGTCCGCTCGATGACCGGCAGGTCTATTACGACCGCGTCGCGCAGGTCGAAGCCGAATATCCCGAGGGCGACATCCCGCGCCCGTCGCATTGGACGGGCTTCCGCCTGCGCCCCACTGCCATCGAATTCTGGCTCGACCGTCCGGGCCGGATGCACGACCGCCGCCGCTTCACCCTGTCGGGCGCGGCGGATGCGCTCGAATGGGACAGCACGCTGCTCTATCCATGA
- a CDS encoding cation diffusion facilitator family transporter: protein MSENRTWLAKSAAAASIVTALFLIALKAWASVETGSTAMLGSLADSALDLIASIATFIGVWIAAQPADEDHRFGHGKAESLSAMFQVMLIALSAAGIGFRAVLQLAEGNRTSAAEEGIAVSTIAIVATLALLAWQNYVIRRTRSVAISADHVHYQSDLLLNLAVIAALALDQYAGWKQADPIFGLAIAAWLLWGAWRAASEAIDHLMDREWPEEKRQRFVELAAKHPELSNLHDLRTRTSGTHDFVQFHVDMPGDMTVEQAHDIIERVEADLMQHFPQMELLIHIDPEGHVDEPDNPLAEQDEFEKLEKGE, encoded by the coding sequence ATGAGCGAGAACCGCACCTGGCTGGCCAAGAGCGCTGCGGCCGCGTCGATCGTCACGGCGCTGTTCCTCATCGCTCTCAAGGCATGGGCGAGCGTGGAGACCGGCTCGACCGCCATGCTCGGCAGCCTTGCCGACAGCGCGCTCGACCTCATCGCCAGCATCGCGACTTTCATCGGCGTGTGGATCGCAGCGCAGCCGGCGGACGAAGACCACCGATTCGGCCATGGCAAGGCGGAATCGCTTTCGGCCATGTTCCAGGTCATGCTGATCGCGCTGTCTGCGGCAGGCATCGGTTTTCGCGCAGTGCTCCAGCTTGCCGAGGGCAACCGGACGAGCGCTGCCGAAGAAGGCATCGCGGTCTCGACCATCGCCATCGTCGCGACACTCGCGCTGCTGGCGTGGCAGAATTACGTTATCCGCCGCACGCGCTCGGTCGCGATCAGCGCGGACCATGTGCACTACCAGTCGGACCTGCTGCTCAACCTTGCGGTCATCGCGGCGCTCGCGCTCGACCAGTATGCGGGCTGGAAACAGGCCGACCCGATCTTCGGCCTCGCGATTGCGGCATGGCTCCTGTGGGGAGCATGGCGCGCTGCGAGCGAGGCGATCGACCATTTGATGGACCGCGAATGGCCGGAAGAGAAGCGCCAGCGCTTCGTCGAGCTGGCCGCGAAGCATCCGGAGCTTTCAAACCTCCACGACCTGCGCACCCGCACCAGCGGAACGCATGACTTCGTCCAGTTCCACGTCGACATGCCGGGCGACATGACGGTCGAGCAGGCGCACGACATCATCGAGCGGGTCGAGGCCGACCTGATGCAGCATTTCCCGCAGATGGAACTGCTCATCCACATCGACCCGGAAGGCCATGTCGACGAGCCGGACAATCCGCTCGCCGAGCAGGACGAATTCGAGAAACTGGAGAAGGGCGAATGA